The Luteimonas sp. YGD11-2 genome has a window encoding:
- a CDS encoding TIGR00730 family Rossman fold protein, translated as MRSICVYCGSNSGARPIYAEQAIALGTRMARDGIRLVYGGGNIGLMGTIADAVLEAGGEVTGIIPKQLVDMEVAHRGLTGLEVVGSMHERKLRMFDLADGFVAMPGGFGTLEEVVEMLTWRQLGISEKPCAFLDVEGYYQPLIAMMDRMVEERFLHPAQREDMWTGRDIEAMLDWMKSYEPAQATKWLSEKHSRELR; from the coding sequence ATGCGAAGCATCTGCGTCTACTGCGGCTCCAACAGCGGCGCCCGCCCCATCTACGCCGAACAGGCGATCGCGCTGGGCACGCGCATGGCACGCGACGGCATCCGCCTGGTCTATGGCGGCGGCAACATCGGGCTGATGGGCACGATCGCCGACGCGGTGCTCGAAGCCGGTGGCGAGGTGACGGGCATCATCCCGAAGCAGCTGGTGGACATGGAAGTGGCGCACCGCGGCCTGACCGGGCTCGAGGTGGTGGGCTCGATGCACGAGCGCAAGCTGCGGATGTTCGATCTCGCCGATGGCTTCGTGGCGATGCCGGGCGGCTTCGGCACGCTGGAGGAAGTGGTGGAAATGCTGACCTGGCGGCAGCTGGGCATCAGCGAGAAGCCCTGCGCGTTCCTGGACGTGGAGGGTTACTACCAGCCGCTGATCGCGATGATGGACCGCATGGTCGAGGAGCGCTTCCTGCATCCCGCACAGCGCGAGGACATGTGGACCGGCCGCGACATCGAGGCGATGCTCGACTGGATGAAGTCCTACGAACCCGCGCAGGCGACCAAGTGGCTGAGCGAGAAGCACAGCCGCGAACTGCGCTGA
- a CDS encoding oxidoreductase has translation MTIPTGFRAFRIHDDAQGYRSGVETVTLDDLSPGEVVIRTAYSSVNFKDALAGTGKGKILRRFPLVGGIDLAGHVVASTDPAFSEGDEVLVTGCGLSETRDGGYSEYARVESKWAVRLPAGLSLRDSMVLGTAGFTAALALLRLTENHQHPGLGPLAVTGATGGVGSLAVDIFSSAGYEVHAVSGKPAQAAYLKEIGATEVIGRDALATGRPMESARFGGGLDNVGGPMLASLLAQTVPYGNVASAGLAASHELPTTVMPFIIRGVSLLGVASAGTARDIRDEVWKRLAAEWKPRHLDRILQHEATLDTLPSVFERMLAGGSLGRTLVRIG, from the coding sequence ATGACCATCCCCACCGGCTTCCGTGCCTTCCGTATCCACGATGACGCACAGGGGTATCGCAGCGGCGTCGAAACGGTGACGCTCGACGACCTTTCACCGGGCGAAGTGGTGATCCGCACGGCGTACTCCTCGGTCAACTTCAAGGATGCGCTGGCGGGCACCGGCAAAGGAAAGATCCTGCGCCGCTTCCCGCTGGTCGGTGGCATCGACCTCGCCGGGCACGTGGTCGCGTCCACGGACCCCGCCTTCAGCGAGGGCGACGAGGTGCTGGTGACCGGCTGCGGGCTCAGCGAAACCCGCGACGGTGGTTATTCCGAGTACGCACGCGTGGAATCGAAATGGGCGGTCAGGCTGCCGGCCGGGCTGTCGCTGCGCGACTCGATGGTGCTGGGCACCGCCGGCTTCACCGCGGCACTGGCCCTGCTGCGCCTGACCGAGAACCACCAGCACCCCGGCCTCGGCCCGCTGGCGGTCACCGGCGCCACCGGCGGCGTCGGCTCGCTTGCGGTCGACATCTTCTCCAGCGCCGGTTACGAGGTGCATGCGGTGAGCGGCAAGCCGGCCCAGGCCGCCTATCTCAAGGAGATCGGCGCAACCGAGGTCATCGGCCGCGATGCGCTGGCGACCGGCCGGCCGATGGAATCCGCGCGCTTCGGCGGCGGCCTCGACAACGTCGGTGGCCCGATGCTGGCCAGCCTGCTGGCGCAGACCGTGCCCTACGGCAATGTCGCAAGCGCAGGCCTTGCCGCGAGCCACGAGCTGCCGACGACGGTGATGCCCTTCATCATCCGCGGCGTCTCGCTGCTGGGCGTGGCATCGGCCGGCACCGCGCGCGACATCCGCGATGAGGTCTGGAAGCGCCTGGCCGCCGAATGGAAGCCGCGGCACCTTGACCGCATCCTCCAGCACGAAGCGACACTCGACACGTTGCCCTCCGTGTTCGAGCGAATGCTCGCCGGTGGCTCGCTCGGGCGCACGCTGGTACGCATCGGCTGA
- the pilH gene encoding twitching motility response regulator PilH: protein MARILIVDDSPSQLAGIRRIVEKLGHQPLTAEDGQAGVDAANRELPDLILMDVVMPNLNGFQATRSISREATTKHIPVVLITTKDQETDRIWGMRQGARGYLTKPFTEDELADVISSTLGAGDISA from the coding sequence ATGGCGCGCATCCTGATCGTCGACGACTCACCTTCCCAGCTTGCCGGCATCCGCCGCATCGTGGAGAAGCTCGGCCATCAGCCGCTGACGGCCGAAGACGGACAGGCCGGCGTGGATGCCGCCAACCGCGAACTGCCGGACCTGATCCTGATGGACGTGGTGATGCCCAACCTCAACGGCTTCCAGGCGACCCGTTCGATCAGCCGCGAGGCGACGACGAAGCACATCCCGGTAGTGCTGATCACCACCAAGGACCAGGAAACCGACCGCATCTGGGGCATGCGCCAGGGCGCGCGCGGCTACCTCACCAAGCCCTTCACCGAAGACGAGCTGGCCGACGTCATCTCCAGCACGCTGGGCGCCGGCGACATTTCCGCCTGA
- a CDS encoding DnaJ C-terminal domain-containing protein produces the protein MQFKDYYGTLGVEPGADEAELKTAYRRLARKYHPDVSKAADAEEQFKAVNEAYEALRDPQKRAAYDQLRARGYRPGDEVQTPHGFGGPGGVDFEEIFAGGDGGGFSDFFEELFGRRRGFGGGPGPGAQAPRGDTRAKLAVPLDAVYHGNSVRIAVNGRSLDVNVPRGIRPGQVIRLRGQGAHGDLLLEVEYAAHPQFEVDGGNVIHVLAVAPWEAALGATVSAPTLGGPVELRIPAGSEAGRRLRLRGRGLPGTRGAPAGDQIVELEVLAPKPQTDAQREAYEALQAAFGEGWRA, from the coding sequence ATGCAGTTCAAGGACTACTACGGGACACTCGGCGTCGAGCCCGGCGCGGACGAGGCGGAGCTCAAGACCGCCTATCGCAGGCTCGCCCGCAAATACCATCCGGACGTCAGCAAGGCGGCGGATGCGGAAGAGCAGTTCAAGGCGGTCAACGAGGCCTACGAGGCCCTGCGTGACCCGCAGAAGCGCGCCGCCTACGACCAGCTTCGCGCGCGCGGCTACCGGCCCGGCGACGAGGTGCAGACCCCGCACGGTTTTGGCGGCCCCGGCGGTGTCGATTTCGAGGAGATCTTCGCCGGCGGAGACGGCGGCGGTTTCAGCGATTTCTTCGAGGAACTGTTCGGTCGCCGCCGCGGTTTCGGCGGCGGACCGGGGCCGGGCGCGCAGGCGCCGCGCGGCGACACCCGCGCCAAGCTCGCGGTGCCGCTGGACGCGGTCTACCACGGCAACAGCGTGCGCATCGCGGTCAACGGACGCTCGCTCGACGTCAACGTGCCGCGTGGCATCCGCCCCGGGCAGGTGATCCGGCTGCGCGGGCAGGGCGCCCACGGCGACCTGCTGCTGGAGGTCGAGTACGCCGCGCATCCGCAGTTCGAGGTCGATGGCGGCAACGTCATCCATGTACTGGCGGTCGCGCCGTGGGAAGCCGCGCTGGGCGCGACGGTGAGCGCACCGACGCTTGGCGGACCGGTGGAACTCAGGATTCCCGCAGGTTCGGAAGCCGGCCGGCGACTGCGCCTGCGCGGGCGCGGGCTACCCGGCACGCGCGGCGCACCGGCGGGCGACCAGATCGTCGAACTCGAGGTGCTGGCGCCGAAGCCGCAGACCGATGCCCAGCGCGAGGCCTACGAGGCGCTGCAGGCCGCGTTCGGCGAGGGCTGGCGCGCGTAG
- a CDS encoding Hsp20/alpha crystallin family protein, whose translation MRHAIRHPLQGTTQPSLHDELRQAFNQFFQTDDDRDGSSVVTSQWTPRVDIKEEADRFVILADLPGVDPEDVEVLMDKGILSIRGERQSEARDEGTSFSRVERRYGSFHRRFALPDSADPEGVTASGHNGVLEISIPKRPETTPRRIQVGRPGTLPTQQ comes from the coding sequence ATGAGACATGCAATCCGCCATCCCCTGCAGGGCACCACCCAGCCCAGCCTGCACGACGAACTGCGCCAGGCATTCAACCAGTTCTTCCAGACCGATGACGACCGCGACGGTTCATCGGTGGTCACCAGCCAGTGGACACCGCGCGTCGACATCAAGGAAGAGGCCGACCGTTTCGTGATCTTGGCCGACCTGCCGGGTGTTGACCCGGAGGACGTCGAGGTGCTGATGGACAAGGGCATCCTGAGCATCCGCGGCGAGCGCCAGTCCGAGGCACGCGACGAGGGCACCAGCTTTTCCCGCGTCGAGCGCCGCTACGGCAGTTTCCACCGCCGCTTCGCGCTGCCCGACAGTGCCGATCCCGAAGGCGTCACCGCGTCCGGCCACAACGGTGTGCTGGAAATCAGCATCCCCAAGCGCCCGGAAACCACGCCGCGGCGGATCCAGGTCGGACGACCGGGCACGCTGCCGACGCAGCAGTAA
- a CDS encoding peroxiredoxin codes for MSVQPGDSIPEVVLKYINDGVQAIDTPTLFQSRNMVLFAVPGAFTPTCSERHLPGFVEHFDAFRARGVEVACIAVNDPFVMQAWGQQLGVPDGLRMLSDGNGDFVRALGLEMDASAYGMGRRAKRFSLYAEDGVIRHLFVEAPGEFKVSSAEHMLAQLDRDGERPAS; via the coding sequence ATGAGCGTGCAGCCCGGCGACAGCATTCCCGAAGTGGTGCTGAAGTACATCAACGATGGCGTGCAGGCCATCGACACCCCCACCCTGTTCCAGAGCCGCAACATGGTGCTGTTCGCGGTGCCGGGGGCGTTCACCCCGACCTGCTCCGAACGCCACCTGCCGGGCTTCGTCGAGCACTTCGACGCGTTCCGCGCGCGCGGGGTCGAGGTCGCCTGCATCGCGGTCAACGACCCGTTCGTGATGCAGGCCTGGGGCCAGCAGCTCGGCGTGCCCGACGGCCTGCGCATGCTGTCGGACGGCAATGGCGACTTCGTGCGCGCCCTCGGCCTGGAGATGGACGCCAGTGCCTACGGCATGGGCCGGCGCGCCAAGCGCTTCTCGCTGTACGCGGAGGACGGGGTGATCCGCCACCTGTTCGTGGAGGCGCCCGGAGAGTTCAAGGTGTCCAGCGCCGAGCACATGCTGGCGCAACTCGACCGTGACGGCGAACGCCCGGCATCCTGA
- a CDS encoding transferase, translating into MGNSTIAAWLQRWWQRVRGPVDASGRRLRRPSVRRYGRYAALQFTRSQTQSRMLADDPDHLLIDYTRTMLAALLWAPARPRIGMVGLGGGSQVKFIHRHFPEATLEVVENNPWVVGLRREFGIPDDDARLRVLVDDGAAFVAARPGRYDVLLVDGYDETGIPPVLSTRQFYADCHAALLPGGALSVNLFAAGADAHVEHLRAVFGADRVLLVEEARMRNQVAFAWRGPQPGADAATKLLLDRQAVAVAQLQPVLDRVAASLAAHPGTTTPG; encoded by the coding sequence GTGGGAAACAGCACCATCGCGGCATGGCTGCAGCGCTGGTGGCAACGCGTGCGCGGGCCGGTGGACGCGTCCGGACGGCGCCTGCGCCGGCCTTCGGTGCGGCGCTACGGCCGCTACGCCGCGCTGCAGTTCACCCGCAGCCAGACCCAGAGCCGGATGCTCGCCGACGACCCCGACCATCTGCTGATCGACTACACGCGCACGATGCTGGCGGCCCTGCTGTGGGCACCGGCGCGGCCGCGCATCGGCATGGTCGGGCTGGGCGGTGGATCGCAGGTGAAGTTCATCCATCGGCATTTCCCGGAAGCCACGCTGGAGGTGGTCGAGAACAACCCGTGGGTGGTCGGCCTGCGCCGGGAATTCGGCATTCCCGACGACGACGCACGCCTGCGGGTGCTGGTCGACGACGGCGCCGCGTTCGTGGCCGCACGCCCCGGCCGCTACGACGTGCTGCTGGTCGATGGCTACGACGAGACCGGCATCCCGCCGGTGCTGTCGACCCGGCAGTTCTACGCCGACTGCCACGCCGCGCTGCTGCCCGGCGGCGCGCTGTCGGTCAACCTGTTCGCGGCCGGGGCCGACGCCCATGTCGAGCACCTGCGCGCGGTGTTCGGTGCCGACCGGGTGTTGCTGGTCGAGGAAGCCCGGATGCGCAACCAGGTCGCATTCGCCTGGCGCGGACCGCAGCCCGGAGCGGACGCCGCCACGAAGCTGCTGCTCGACCGCCAGGCTGTCGCCGTCGCCCAGCTGCAACCGGTACTCGACCGGGTGGCCGCTTCGCTTGCGGCACACCCCGGAACGACGACGCCCGGCTGA
- a CDS encoding diguanylate cyclase: protein MDQHIDTATGMPAAAAAAPRRMSRLPRRVYPFRVLGMGLAGVAAAVVLYERQAGWPAWGWMLAIALAWPQLAWLRSSRSRDPHRGEVGNLLIDSALAGSLAALLHFNLLPSVLVLTLATVDKISTGLPRLWLRSLPWMLGGLLATGLVTGFAVAPDTSMAVIVACLPMMILHTIGVALASQDLVQQIRGKNRQLDQLSRIDGLTGVTSRRHWQQQAEAVFAGARADGGAALLMIDIDRFKDINDRVGHAAGDGILRALGEILLQLQARPGLAGRYGGDEFALVVPAVDRAAAMALAERLRATVVVRTAGGPGPEATISIGLAMADPAQQSLRDWIEAADAALYRAKGSGRNRVEASPG, encoded by the coding sequence ATGGACCAGCACATCGACACGGCGACCGGCATGCCCGCTGCGGCGGCCGCCGCGCCACGGCGGATGTCACGGCTGCCGCGGCGCGTGTATCCGTTCCGCGTGCTCGGCATGGGGCTGGCCGGGGTTGCGGCGGCGGTGGTGCTGTACGAGCGCCAGGCCGGGTGGCCGGCGTGGGGCTGGATGCTGGCGATCGCACTGGCATGGCCGCAGCTGGCATGGCTGCGCTCGAGCCGCAGCCGCGATCCCCATCGCGGCGAGGTGGGCAACCTGTTGATCGACTCGGCGCTGGCCGGCTCGCTGGCCGCCCTGCTCCACTTCAACCTGCTGCCCAGCGTGCTGGTGCTGACGCTGGCCACGGTCGACAAGATCAGCACCGGCCTGCCACGGCTGTGGCTGCGTTCGCTGCCGTGGATGCTCGGCGGCCTGCTCGCGACCGGCCTGGTGACCGGCTTCGCGGTGGCGCCGGATACCTCGATGGCGGTGATCGTGGCCTGCCTGCCGATGATGATCCTGCACACCATCGGCGTCGCGCTGGCCAGCCAGGACCTGGTGCAGCAGATCCGCGGCAAGAACCGCCAGCTCGACCAGCTCAGCCGCATCGATGGACTCACCGGGGTGACCAGCCGCCGCCACTGGCAGCAGCAGGCCGAAGCGGTGTTCGCCGGCGCCCGCGCCGACGGCGGCGCGGCGCTGCTGATGATCGACATCGACCGTTTCAAGGACATCAACGACCGTGTCGGCCATGCCGCGGGCGACGGGATCCTGCGCGCGCTCGGCGAGATCCTGCTGCAGTTGCAGGCCCGGCCGGGCCTGGCGGGCCGCTACGGCGGCGATGAATTCGCGCTGGTGGTTCCCGCCGTGGACCGCGCCGCGGCGATGGCCCTGGCCGAACGCCTGCGCGCCACGGTGGTCGTGCGGACCGCCGGCGGGCCGGGCCCGGAAGCGACCATCAGCATCGGCCTGGCGATGGCCGATCCCGCGCAGCAGTCGCTCCGCGACTGGATCGAAGCCGCCGACGCCGCGCTGTACCGCGCCAAGGGCAGCGGACGCAACCGGGTGGAGGCATCGCCGGGTTGA
- the ubiM gene encoding 5-demethoxyubiquinol-8 5-hydroxylase UbiM: MQTRYRATPRTTDVVIVGAGPAGLALACALAPLGLRVELVERQPLSAVAEPAFDGREIALTHASMRLLRELGIAAHIPAAAMSPLRIARVIERDVARELQVHTGDTGHDRLGSLVSNRVIRAAAWQAAQALPDVQVHAGAVVDAVHTDARAAEVRLADGRVLRAGLLVAADSRMSQTRQALGIGARMHDSGRHMLVCRMHHEVANDGAAWQWFGDAQTRALLPLEPHLSSVVLTLTGAEAQRMERLDDDAFAREVEQRFEHRLGAMATASTRHRYPLVTVYARRFVATRAALVGDAAVGMHPVTAHGFNLGLASVERLAGAVGDSLQRHADPADPRALAAYQRRHRRGSLPLFLATATVAGLYGDDRGPVRPLRRAALEAAARTAPFRRALAAGLVDDGPVDPGAADRVRAALRWLRPG, translated from the coding sequence ATGCAGACCCGTTACCGCGCCACCCCCCGGACCACCGATGTGGTGATCGTCGGCGCCGGCCCCGCCGGGCTGGCACTGGCCTGTGCGCTCGCTCCGCTCGGACTGCGCGTGGAGCTGGTGGAACGCCAGCCACTGTCCGCCGTGGCGGAACCGGCGTTCGATGGCCGCGAGATCGCGCTCACCCACGCCTCGATGCGGCTGCTGCGCGAGCTGGGCATCGCGGCGCACATCCCGGCGGCCGCGATGTCGCCTCTGCGGATTGCACGGGTGATCGAGCGCGACGTCGCACGCGAGCTGCAGGTGCATACCGGTGACACCGGCCACGACCGGCTCGGCAGCCTGGTGTCGAACCGGGTCATCCGCGCGGCGGCGTGGCAGGCCGCGCAGGCGCTGCCCGACGTGCAGGTGCACGCGGGCGCGGTGGTGGATGCCGTACACACCGATGCCCGCGCCGCCGAAGTGCGCCTGGCCGACGGCCGCGTGCTGCGCGCCGGCCTCCTGGTGGCCGCGGACAGCCGGATGTCGCAGACCCGGCAGGCGCTCGGCATCGGCGCGCGGATGCACGACTCCGGCCGCCACATGCTGGTGTGCCGGATGCACCACGAGGTCGCCAACGATGGCGCGGCCTGGCAGTGGTTCGGCGATGCGCAGACGCGTGCGCTGTTGCCGCTGGAACCGCACCTGTCCTCTGTGGTGCTGACCCTCACCGGTGCCGAGGCGCAGCGCATGGAGCGGCTCGACGACGACGCCTTCGCCCGCGAGGTCGAACAGCGCTTCGAGCACCGCCTCGGCGCGATGGCCACGGCCAGCACGCGCCACCGCTATCCGCTGGTGACGGTGTACGCGCGCCGCTTCGTGGCCACGCGCGCGGCGCTGGTCGGTGATGCCGCGGTCGGCATGCATCCGGTCACCGCGCACGGCTTCAACCTCGGCCTCGCCAGCGTGGAACGCCTTGCGGGCGCGGTGGGCGATTCGCTGCAGCGGCACGCCGACCCCGCCGACCCGCGTGCGCTCGCGGCTTACCAGCGCCGCCACCGCCGGGGTTCACTGCCGCTGTTCCTGGCGACCGCCACCGTCGCCGGCCTGTATGGCGACGACCGTGGTCCGGTGCGGCCGCTGCGTCGTGCCGCGCTCGAGGCTGCAGCGCGCACCGCCCCGTTCCGGCGCGCGCTGGCGGCAGGGCTGGTCGATGACGGCCCGGTGGACCCCGGTGCAGCCGATCGCGTACGCGCCGCCCTGCGCTGGCTGCGACCCGGCTGA
- a CDS encoding RNA-binding S4 domain-containing protein → MQTIPFDLEGDHVELNQLLKLVGLVDSGGAGKALVAAGAVCVDGAVESRKTAKIRSGQVVQLDGVEIRIS, encoded by the coding sequence ATGCAGACCATTCCGTTCGATCTCGAAGGCGACCACGTCGAACTCAACCAGCTGCTCAAGCTGGTCGGGCTGGTCGACAGCGGCGGTGCCGGCAAGGCCCTGGTGGCGGCGGGCGCGGTGTGTGTCGACGGCGCGGTCGAATCGCGCAAGACCGCGAAGATCCGCAGCGGCCAGGTGGTGCAGCTCGATGGCGTCGAGATCCGCATCAGCTGA
- a CDS encoding N-formylglutamate amidohydrolase, giving the protein MTTSNAAAGARVRQSEFFLHDTRLVAASPCDEWDLVIGDGPVVAAAVHDGHAMRPSLEQHLAIDTPSRRRDEDPLTGLLTSVGDVRLRARRSRFEVDLNRPRDKALSSNPEDTWGIRFWRGELPREELQASLAVHDRFYAMLTELFDALLERHGSLLVIDLHSYNHRRDGPDIHAPADANPDIDLGVTTLDRARWGKAVHAFAEAMRAAPVAGGAPDVRENVRYPGGGHFPEWIHARYGSNICTISIEYKKTFMDEWTGHADIARLYDLQAGLEQAVAAVRAEFGR; this is encoded by the coding sequence ATGACGACATCCAACGCAGCCGCCGGCGCGCGCGTCCGGCAATCCGAGTTCTTCCTGCACGACACCCGCCTGGTGGCGGCCTCGCCCTGCGACGAATGGGACCTGGTGATCGGCGACGGGCCGGTGGTGGCCGCCGCGGTCCATGACGGTCACGCGATGCGGCCGTCGCTCGAACAGCATCTCGCCATCGATACGCCCAGCCGGCGCCGCGACGAGGATCCGCTGACCGGGTTGCTCACCAGCGTCGGCGACGTGCGCCTGCGCGCGCGGCGCTCGCGCTTCGAGGTCGACCTCAACCGGCCACGCGACAAGGCGCTGTCGAGCAACCCCGAGGACACCTGGGGCATCCGCTTCTGGCGCGGCGAACTGCCGCGCGAGGAACTGCAGGCCTCGCTCGCCGTGCACGACCGCTTCTACGCGATGCTGACCGAACTTTTCGACGCCCTGCTCGAGCGCCATGGCAGCCTGCTGGTCATCGACCTGCACAGCTACAACCACCGCCGCGACGGACCGGACATCCACGCCCCGGCGGATGCCAATCCGGATATCGACCTCGGTGTCACCACCCTCGACCGCGCGCGCTGGGGCAAGGCCGTGCATGCATTCGCCGAAGCCATGCGCGCCGCACCGGTCGCGGGCGGCGCCCCCGACGTGCGCGAGAACGTGCGCTACCCCGGTGGCGGCCACTTCCCGGAATGGATCCACGCACGTTACGGCAGCAACATCTGCACGATTTCCATCGAATACAAGAAGACCTTCATGGACGAATGGACCGGGCATGCCGACATCGCCCGCCTCTACGACCTGCAGGCCGGGCTCGAGCAGGCGGTGGCCGCGGTGCGCGCGGAGTTCGGGCGGTGA
- a CDS encoding tyrosine/phenylalanine carboxypeptidase domain-containing protein, with protein MNATAATPRPLPPIAAGVDAALARMDAELDWLMALSPIGNVELWEAFEGSGRTAMPELRYIDLDIDLHAARRRLLELPVDRVESPLLSGLLAEKQRELDRQLELVRMRGTDGFVNASIDLFGGVEPPLLELAQEILRDVEPGAPLQADAGIDEFMAALEAELDWYHDRCPDFHAEVVVDTDLNSLMLVNHGTFYVDGNLRIPHARVQPLIQHEIGTHVVTRHNGARQPLTQLKVGLAHYDPLQEGLGVLAEFLAGYLPGERLRVLAARVLAVHMALEGEGVPAIFDALHNTHGLPTDDAFDVAVRAVRGGGLSKDAVYLRGLRDLVDYLHDDGDFEALLVGKFALSHRVVLDQLLAEGWVVGPELLPRYMTDPAFADRLALCRSLPVQHLYHMEPAS; from the coding sequence GTGAACGCGACCGCAGCGACGCCAAGGCCGCTGCCGCCCATCGCCGCCGGGGTGGACGCCGCACTGGCACGGATGGACGCCGAGCTCGACTGGCTGATGGCGTTGTCGCCGATCGGCAACGTCGAGCTGTGGGAGGCCTTCGAAGGCAGCGGCCGCACCGCGATGCCGGAACTGCGCTATATCGACCTCGACATCGACCTGCATGCGGCGCGGCGCCGACTGCTGGAACTGCCGGTGGACCGGGTGGAATCGCCGTTGCTCTCGGGGCTTCTGGCCGAGAAGCAGCGCGAGCTGGACCGCCAGCTCGAACTGGTGCGCATGCGCGGCACCGACGGCTTCGTGAATGCAAGCATCGACCTGTTCGGTGGCGTGGAGCCGCCGTTGCTGGAACTCGCGCAGGAGATCCTGCGCGACGTCGAGCCGGGTGCACCGTTGCAGGCCGATGCCGGCATCGACGAATTCATGGCCGCGCTGGAAGCGGAGCTCGACTGGTACCACGACCGCTGCCCGGACTTCCACGCCGAGGTCGTGGTCGACACCGACCTCAACTCGCTGATGCTGGTCAACCACGGCACGTTCTATGTCGACGGCAACCTGCGCATCCCGCACGCGCGGGTGCAGCCGCTGATCCAGCACGAGATCGGCACCCATGTGGTGACACGCCACAACGGTGCGCGCCAGCCACTCACGCAACTGAAGGTGGGGCTGGCGCACTACGACCCGCTGCAGGAAGGCCTGGGCGTGCTGGCGGAGTTCCTGGCCGGCTACCTGCCCGGCGAACGGCTGCGGGTGCTCGCGGCGCGTGTGCTCGCAGTGCACATGGCACTGGAGGGCGAAGGCGTGCCGGCGATCTTCGACGCGCTGCACAACACCCACGGGCTGCCGACCGACGACGCCTTCGATGTCGCGGTGCGCGCGGTGCGCGGCGGTGGCCTCAGCAAGGACGCCGTCTACCTGCGCGGCCTGCGCGACCTCGTCGACTACCTCCATGACGACGGCGACTTCGAGGCGCTGCTGGTGGGCAAGTTCGCACTGTCGCACCGCGTGGTGCTCGACCAGCTGCTGGCCGAGGGCTGGGTGGTCGGCCCGGAGCTGCTGCCCCGCTACATGACCGATCCCGCCTTCGCCGACAGGCTCGCACTGTGCCGCAGCCTGCCCGTCCAGCACCTCTACCACATGGAACCCGCATCATGA
- a CDS encoding zinc ribbon domain-containing protein YjdM has protein sequence MSDQPACPQCGGAHAYTDRGLLVCPECGHEWSDAPSDGESGDTVRDSNGNPLVVGDTVVVIKDLKVKGSSIPLKQGTVIRNIRLVDGDPTHVEGHSEKIRGLVVKTEFLRKA, from the coding sequence ATGTCCGATCAACCCGCCTGCCCACAGTGTGGCGGTGCCCACGCCTACACCGATCGTGGCCTGCTGGTGTGCCCGGAGTGCGGGCACGAGTGGTCGGATGCGCCGTCGGATGGCGAGAGCGGCGACACCGTACGCGACAGCAACGGCAATCCGCTGGTCGTCGGCGACACCGTGGTGGTGATCAAGGATCTCAAGGTCAAGGGATCCTCGATCCCGCTCAAGCAGGGCACGGTGATCCGCAACATCCGCCTGGTCGATGGCGATCCGACGCATGTCGAAGGCCACTCCGAGAAGATCAGGGGCCTGGTGGTGAAGACCGAGTTCCTGCGCAAGGCCTGA
- the hisIE gene encoding bifunctional phosphoribosyl-AMP cyclohydrolase/phosphoribosyl-ATP diphosphatase HisIE, whose protein sequence is MSTMIDIDSLDWNKSGGLLPAVVQDADNMRVLMLGYMDRQALQVTCGTGQVTFFSRSRNRLWTKGETSGNTLGLVAIETDCDADSLLVRARPQGPTCHLGRDSCFADAPGDVVAALDALVASRVDAPADASYTARLFAGGVRRIAQKVGEEGVETALAAVAQDDDALLGEAADLVYHLVVLLRARGLGWADVQRVLAARSGAAPRG, encoded by the coding sequence ATGAGCACCATGATCGACATCGACAGCCTCGACTGGAACAAGAGTGGCGGGCTGTTGCCCGCCGTGGTGCAGGACGCCGACAACATGCGCGTGCTGATGCTCGGCTATATGGATCGCCAGGCCCTGCAGGTGACCTGCGGGACGGGACAGGTGACGTTCTTCAGCCGCAGCCGCAATCGCCTGTGGACCAAGGGCGAGACGTCGGGGAATACCCTCGGGCTCGTCGCCATCGAGACCGACTGCGACGCCGACAGCCTGCTGGTGCGCGCACGACCGCAGGGCCCGACCTGCCATCTGGGACGCGACAGCTGCTTCGCCGACGCGCCAGGCGACGTGGTGGCGGCACTGGACGCGCTGGTGGCTTCCCGGGTGGATGCTCCGGCCGATGCGAGCTACACCGCACGCCTGTTCGCAGGCGGTGTGCGCCGCATCGCGCAGAAGGTCGGCGAGGAAGGTGTGGAAACCGCGCTCGCAGCGGTCGCCCAGGACGACGATGCACTGCTCGGCGAAGCCGCCGACCTGGTGTACCACCTCGTGGTGCTGCTGCGCGCCCGCGGCCTTGGCTGGGCCGATGTGCAACGCGTGCTCGCAGCGCGCTCGGGGGCTGCGCCGCGCGGCTAG